One segment of Triticum aestivum cultivar Chinese Spring chromosome 2A, IWGSC CS RefSeq v2.1, whole genome shotgun sequence DNA contains the following:
- the LOC123185953 gene encoding uncharacterized protein, giving the protein MATMGVGGAVKMIVGAKVERVLATSKAPGACPSCGGPVVATDVESERRILCLPLCLKNKRKYSCTRCFRRLVTIYS; this is encoded by the coding sequence ATGGCAACAATGGGCGTGGGCGGAGCGGTGAAGATGATCGTCGGGGCGAAGGTGGAGCGGGTGCTGGCCACGTCCAAGGCGCCCGGCGCTTGCCCGTCCTGTGGCGGCCCCGTGGTGGCGACCGACGTGGAGAGCGAGCGGCGCATCCTGTGCCTCCCGCTGTGCCTCAAGAACAAGCGCAAGTACTCCTGCACCAGGTGTTTCCGCCGCCTCGTCACCATCTACAGCTAG